Proteins co-encoded in one Ruegeria pomeroyi DSS-3 genomic window:
- a CDS encoding serine hydrolase: MSYLDNNAFEATPQRVLDQFAAANTAAPAALMEVWRAGLSVAKAHGETELGSGQPASADDRFEVGSQSKMMTAVLVLQLVQEGKVALDDKLSDHLDLSGLPDIANLETATIRHLLANRSGIPDFDTVMGDSGLPVFIENIIANPDVPQGPDEMLDIAAGHPAAFAPGQGYEYSNTNFLLLEKLIEKVTGNSMGHELTTRIFDPLGMDDTLPGALERPADILHSYATLPDGTPLEVTNVPINLGGAGGVVSTTADMIRFLDALLVSKTLLSPEMLAQMTDYRDGDNQPSGNGNGLGLGATELNGQHFVGFFGGTLGTNSGTILHVESGTIVSVAVTHSGVEPSTLVLTAFELIFSDGHWASFDPTDDSFTIEGSAAEVDLYQDTSATGAVETVLTKGDVSLSFAGDMAGFDEAQLSFSDGSVLRVADAGGEWIDILHDTRLGDGGETVQAGPQDADNRLIGLGGNDGLFGAYGDDRISGGGGNDRLGGRDGDDALEGGDGHDVLDGGRGDDQLSGGAGSDQLNGGRGDDTLEGGAGHDLLDGGRGDDQLSGGAGSDQLSGGRGDDTLEGGAGHDLLDGGRGDDQLSGGAGSDQLSGGRGDDTLEGGAGHDLLKGGRGDDRLEGGAGHDMLIGGSGDDVFVFAATAGHDHVLDFQAGADRLDLSGAGVSFAELTITAPTDGFAHVAFGQTEITLTGQFSELTEADFLF, encoded by the coding sequence ATGTCATATCTCGACAACAACGCGTTTGAAGCGACCCCGCAGCGGGTGCTGGACCAGTTCGCCGCCGCCAACACAGCCGCCCCTGCCGCGCTGATGGAGGTCTGGCGCGCGGGCCTTAGCGTGGCCAAGGCCCATGGCGAAACCGAACTGGGCAGCGGCCAACCGGCCAGCGCCGATGACCGGTTCGAGGTCGGCTCGCAAAGCAAGATGATGACCGCCGTCCTGGTGCTGCAACTGGTGCAGGAGGGCAAGGTCGCGCTTGACGACAAGCTCAGCGACCATCTTGACCTGTCGGGCCTGCCCGATATCGCCAATCTCGAAACCGCCACCATCCGGCATCTGCTGGCCAACCGGTCGGGCATTCCCGATTTCGACACCGTCATGGGCGATAGCGGCCTGCCGGTATTTATCGAGAATATCATCGCCAATCCGGATGTGCCGCAGGGGCCCGACGAGATGCTGGACATTGCCGCCGGGCATCCGGCGGCATTTGCGCCGGGGCAGGGGTATGAGTATTCCAACACCAACTTTCTGCTGCTCGAGAAACTGATCGAAAAGGTCACCGGCAACAGCATGGGGCACGAGCTGACAACCCGCATCTTTGACCCGCTGGGGATGGATGATACCCTGCCGGGTGCGCTGGAGCGGCCCGCCGACATCCTGCATTCCTATGCCACCCTGCCGGACGGGACGCCGCTTGAGGTCACCAATGTGCCGATCAATCTGGGCGGCGCCGGTGGAGTGGTCTCGACCACCGCCGACATGATCCGGTTTCTTGACGCGCTTCTGGTCTCCAAGACGCTTCTGTCGCCCGAGATGCTGGCGCAGATGACGGATTACCGCGACGGCGACAACCAGCCCAGCGGCAATGGCAACGGGCTGGGGCTTGGCGCCACGGAACTCAACGGCCAGCATTTCGTGGGGTTTTTTGGCGGCACGCTGGGCACCAATTCCGGTACCATCCTGCATGTGGAAAGCGGCACCATCGTCTCGGTCGCTGTGACCCATTCGGGGGTCGAGCCCTCGACGCTGGTGCTGACCGCCTTCGAGCTGATATTCAGCGATGGTCACTGGGCCAGCTTCGATCCCACCGATGACAGTTTCACCATCGAAGGATCCGCCGCAGAGGTCGACCTGTATCAGGATACCTCGGCCACGGGTGCGGTTGAAACGGTGCTGACCAAGGGGGATGTCTCGCTGTCGTTTGCCGGTGACATGGCCGGGTTTGACGAGGCACAGTTGAGTTTCTCCGACGGATCGGTGCTGCGCGTGGCCGATGCGGGTGGCGAATGGATCGACATCCTTCATGACACGCGCCTTGGTGACGGGGGCGAGACGGTCCAGGCCGGCCCACAGGATGCCGATAACCGGCTGATCGGCCTGGGCGGGAATGACGGGTTGTTCGGCGCATACGGTGACGACCGCATCAGCGGTGGCGGCGGCAATGACCGTTTGGGCGGCCGGGATGGCGATGACGCGCTGGAGGGCGGCGATGGGCATGACGTGCTCGACGGGGGGCGGGGCGATGACCAGCTCTCGGGCGGCGCGGGCAGCGACCAGCTGAACGGCGGACGCGGTGATGACACGTTGGAGGGCGGTGCCGGGCACGACCTGCTCGACGGGGGCCGGGGCGATGATCAGCTCTCGGGCGGTGCGGGCAGCGACCAGCTGAGCGGCGGGCGCGGTGACGACACGCTGGAGGGTGGCGCCGGGCACGATCTGCTTGACGGGGGCCGGGGCGATGACCAGCTCTCGGGCGGTGCAGGCAGCGACCAGCTGAGCGGCGGGCGCGGTGATGACACGCTCGAGGGCGGCGCGGGGCACGACCTGCTAAAGGGCGGCCGGGGCGACGACCGGCTTGAAGGGGGCGCCGGGCATGACATGCTGATCGGCGGCAGCGGTGATGATGTGTTCGTGTTCGCGGCAACCGCTGGTCATGATCATGTGCTGGACTTTCAGGCAGGCGCCGACCGTCTGGACCTCTCCGGCGCTGGCGTCAGCTTTGCCGAGTTGACAATAACCGCGCCGACAGACGGCTTTGCCCATGTCGCATTTGGTCAGACCGAGATCACCCTGACCGGCCAGTTCTCGGAATTGACCGAGGCCGACTTCCTGTTCTGA
- a CDS encoding RrF2 family transcriptional regulator, with amino-acid sequence MRRLGDGVEAALHCAAVLAELPEGKVLSGRDLAALHGVSESYLLKHMRALTAAGVTEAVPGPRGGFRLARAPRQVSLLDVVEAVDGPGPAFVCREIRRKGDVTSNDPCAYRKDCFIKRRMLSAEQAWRTALRGQTLADLMADARAEIGFENLQAVGGFIEEKQR; translated from the coding sequence ATGCGGAGATTGGGTGACGGGGTAGAGGCGGCGCTGCATTGCGCGGCGGTTCTGGCAGAGCTTCCAGAGGGCAAGGTCCTGTCAGGCCGCGATCTGGCGGCCCTGCATGGTGTCTCGGAAAGCTACCTGCTCAAACATATGCGCGCATTGACCGCCGCCGGGGTGACCGAGGCGGTGCCGGGGCCGCGCGGCGGGTTCCGTCTGGCGCGCGCGCCGCGGCAGGTCTCGCTGCTGGATGTGGTCGAGGCGGTGGACGGCCCCGGTCCGGCCTTTGTCTGCCGCGAGATCCGGCGCAAGGGCGATGTGACCAGCAACGACCCCTGCGCCTATCGCAAGGATTGTTTCATCAAACGACGCATGCTGAGCGCCGAACAGGCCTGGCGCACCGCGCTGCGAGGGCAGACACTGGCCGATCTGATGGCGGATGCCCGCGCCGAGATCGGATTTGAGAATCTCCAGGCCGTCGGCGGATTTATCGAGGAAAAACAGCGCTAA
- a CDS encoding alpha/beta fold hydrolase: MIAACEERTSLVVEAEENTIRDEATYLTPPSREQVIAAIYETVLRPDLYEHVMAMWEAHIDALTRDADPETGSATDIDLDRELQKHFQRAHVILEQLGRKSPQSELELRVEGAPGLVMLAGPDRRVRAASARARTVLGGARDLSLVSGHLAGSGAQMLDRMVEAARSGDLRVPAVVLTTDIRPRHLIARVITCPDGAGQVMIEGLDYQWTPAAERVLVASFGLSPAEVEIVRNLMEGRSLREIAQSSGRSEHTVRNQAKSVLAKTGAPGQVDLIRLVAFLIDRGNQLRLGGHPGAVDLNDDVLDMGTGLRMQLYQCGDPRGRPVLYLHGMLDGMAPLEYLKHDFARRGLRVLAPVRPGYGLSEPVAGVEPGLRAMASHAVELIDRFALDRVAILGHMAGAVTGYVLRAGGDPRLAGMVAVAASGPLLRRAQLSGMARRQRMMAMTARWTPALLPFFVRAGIALIDSEEVGRFMDALYPPGSHERQVVDRLELAALMHAGYRFAAQSGTAGFEADALTMVSPWQRLSDGGTCPVVHLHGALDPVVPAAETARFAASISGASFRRFEDVGQFLIYERPDAVLDAIEAMLPPR; this comes from the coding sequence GTGATTGCCGCCTGCGAAGAACGTACTAGTCTTGTAGTAGAGGCAGAGGAAAACACGATCCGGGACGAAGCGACATATCTCACGCCGCCCAGCCGGGAACAGGTGATTGCGGCAATCTACGAGACGGTGCTGCGGCCCGACCTCTATGAGCATGTCATGGCGATGTGGGAAGCGCATATAGATGCACTGACCCGCGATGCCGATCCCGAAACGGGCAGCGCCACGGATATCGATCTCGATCGCGAACTGCAAAAACATTTCCAACGGGCCCATGTGATCCTGGAACAACTGGGCCGCAAATCGCCGCAATCCGAACTGGAGCTGCGGGTCGAAGGGGCACCGGGTCTTGTGATGCTGGCCGGGCCGGACCGCAGGGTGCGCGCCGCCAGCGCGCGGGCGCGTACGGTGCTGGGCGGGGCCCGGGACCTCTCGCTGGTCAGTGGCCATCTTGCCGGCAGCGGCGCGCAGATGCTCGACCGGATGGTCGAGGCCGCGCGCAGCGGCGATCTCCGGGTTCCGGCGGTGGTGCTGACCACCGATATCCGGCCACGTCATCTGATCGCGCGGGTGATCACCTGCCCGGACGGCGCTGGCCAGGTGATGATCGAGGGGCTTGATTATCAATGGACCCCGGCGGCCGAGCGGGTGCTGGTGGCCTCGTTCGGCCTGTCACCCGCCGAGGTCGAGATCGTGCGCAACCTGATGGAGGGGCGCAGCCTGCGCGAGATCGCCCAGAGCTCGGGGCGGTCCGAACATACGGTGCGCAATCAGGCGAAATCGGTGCTGGCCAAGACCGGCGCGCCGGGGCAGGTGGACCTGATCCGGCTGGTCGCCTTTCTGATCGACCGTGGCAATCAGCTGCGGCTGGGCGGGCATCCCGGGGCGGTCGACCTGAACGACGATGTGCTGGACATGGGCACCGGGCTCAGGATGCAGCTCTATCAATGCGGCGATCCCCGCGGGCGGCCGGTTCTCTACCTGCATGGCATGCTCGACGGGATGGCCCCGCTGGAATATCTCAAGCATGACTTCGCCCGGCGCGGATTGCGGGTGCTGGCGCCGGTGCGGCCCGGCTATGGCCTGTCCGAACCGGTCGCGGGGGTCGAGCCCGGGCTGCGGGCCATGGCCTCTCATGCTGTCGAGCTGATCGATCGCTTCGCCTTGGACAGGGTGGCGATCCTGGGCCATATGGCCGGGGCGGTGACCGGCTACGTGCTGCGCGCGGGCGGCGATCCGCGCCTTGCGGGTATGGTCGCGGTCGCCGCCAGTGGCCCGCTGTTGCGGCGTGCGCAGCTCAGCGGCATGGCGCGCCGGCAACGGATGATGGCGATGACCGCAAGGTGGACACCCGCCCTGTTGCCCTTTTTCGTGCGGGCCGGCATCGCCCTGATCGACAGTGAAGAGGTGGGGCGTTTCATGGACGCGCTCTATCCGCCCGGCAGCCACGAGCGTCAGGTGGTCGACCGGCTGGAGCTTGCCGCGCTGATGCATGCGGGATACCGGTTCGCGGCCCAATCCGGCACCGCCGGGTTCGAGGCCGACGCGCTGACCATGGTGTCCCCCTGGCAGCGCCTGAGCGATGGCGGCACCTGTCCGGTGGTGCATCTGCATGGCGCGCTCGACCCGGTGGTGCCGGCGGCCGAAACGGCCCGTTTCGCGGCCAGCATTTCGGGCGCCAGTTTCCGCCGGTTCGAGGATGTGGGGCAGTTCCTGATCTATGAACGCCCCGATGCGGTGCTGGATGCGATCGAGGCGATGCTGCCCCCACGCTGA
- a CDS encoding carboxymuconolactone decarboxylase family protein produces MKGHATMRFNFTKETPQVYDAMLALNTAISQANPDSRLVHLTKIRASQINGCAYCVNMHVKEAQQDGLPDMLLHLIAVWRETSAFTARDRAALAWAETLTRLEDSEVSQADFDAARAEFSEQEVAALTASIAMINLWNRMAISAHLPV; encoded by the coding sequence ATGAAAGGACATGCAACCATGCGCTTCAACTTCACCAAGGAAACACCCCAGGTCTATGACGCCATGCTGGCGCTCAACACCGCCATCTCGCAGGCCAATCCCGACAGCCGCCTGGTTCACCTGACCAAGATCCGAGCATCGCAGATCAACGGCTGTGCCTATTGCGTCAACATGCATGTGAAAGAGGCGCAGCAAGACGGGCTGCCCGACATGCTGCTGCACCTGATCGCGGTCTGGCGCGAAACAAGTGCCTTCACCGCCCGCGACCGGGCCGCGCTGGCCTGGGCCGAAACGCTGACCCGGCTGGAAGACTCCGAAGTTTCGCAGGCCGATTTCGACGCCGCGCGCGCCGAGTTTTCGGAACAGGAGGTGGCCGCCCTCACCGCCTCGATCGCGATGATCAATCTGTGGAACCGAATGGCAATCAGCGCCCATCTACCGGTCTGA
- a CDS encoding helix-turn-helix transcriptional regulator has product MSPPDLAPDIATFEVALAMALLVLSLFCAHALCQPRKALVVRWPLVVFFALNAIGLLRYVMRGLDPGMEWPRTLLLLELANIPISLAQPALLWFYVCLLTGAGPLHLPRRALWHLLPALLAVGLVTVAAFQPQSTFDNLILPFAEMSWLERGLVLGFYLATVLFHLMGPVYSLLVIRQLMRYRIALKDLFASTERREMSWLRWLALMALAFWCVNIVDVLLEVLEIGLPPINPWLDLTVLAAAHFLLVWVLGLWGLRQKPGLLPPERPTPTAPTPLPTPKPMPPAPRKYGKSALSDSRMDRLADKIRLLMEVDHLYRDPNLTLWDLATRLGASTNHVSQALNEGVGQCFFDYVNEWRARDAATRLRGSEDTVLDVAFAVGFNSKSAFYKSFRRVFETTPTQYRQRHRRA; this is encoded by the coding sequence ATGAGCCCTCCTGACCTTGCCCCGGATATCGCGACCTTCGAAGTGGCGCTTGCCATGGCGCTGTTGGTTCTGTCGCTGTTCTGCGCCCATGCGCTGTGCCAGCCGCGCAAGGCGCTGGTGGTGCGCTGGCCGCTGGTGGTGTTCTTTGCGCTGAATGCCATCGGTCTTCTGCGCTATGTGATGCGCGGGCTCGACCCCGGGATGGAATGGCCGCGGACCCTGCTGCTGCTGGAACTGGCGAATATCCCGATCAGCCTGGCCCAGCCCGCGCTGCTGTGGTTCTATGTCTGTCTGCTGACCGGCGCCGGGCCGTTGCACCTGCCCAGGCGCGCGCTCTGGCATCTGCTGCCCGCGCTGCTGGCGGTGGGGCTTGTGACAGTTGCAGCCTTTCAGCCGCAATCGACCTTTGACAACCTGATCCTGCCCTTTGCCGAGATGAGCTGGCTCGAGCGGGGGCTGGTACTTGGGTTCTACCTGGCCACGGTGCTGTTTCACCTGATGGGGCCGGTCTACAGCCTGCTCGTGATCCGGCAGCTGATGCGCTATCGGATCGCGCTGAAGGACCTGTTCGCCAGCACCGAGCGGCGCGAGATGAGCTGGCTGCGCTGGCTGGCGCTGATGGCGCTGGCGTTCTGGTGCGTCAATATCGTCGACGTTCTGCTCGAGGTGCTCGAGATCGGCTTGCCCCCGATCAACCCCTGGCTGGACCTGACGGTGCTGGCGGCGGCGCATTTCCTGCTGGTCTGGGTGCTGGGCCTTTGGGGCTTGCGGCAGAAACCGGGCCTGTTGCCGCCCGAACGCCCGACGCCGACCGCACCCACGCCCCTACCCACGCCCAAGCCGATGCCGCCTGCACCGCGCAAATACGGAAAGTCGGCGCTCAGCGACAGCCGGATGGACCGGTTGGCCGACAAGATCCGCCTGCTGATGGAGGTCGACCATCTCTATCGCGATCCGAACCTGACGCTCTGGGATCTGGCGACCCGGCTTGGCGCCTCGACCAACCATGTTTCGCAGGCGCTGAACGAGGGGGTGGGGCAGTGTTTCTTCGACTATGTCAACGAATGGCGCGCGCGCGATGCGGCCACCCGGCTGCGCGGATCCGAGGACACGGTGCTGGATGTGGCCTTTGCGGTGGGCTTCAACTCGAAATCGGCGTTTTACAAGTCGTTTCGCCGGGTGTTCGAGACGACGCCGACCCAGTATCGCCAACGCCATCGCCGGGCTTAG
- a CDS encoding MFS transporter translates to MFDVLRHRAYRHLFAAQVVALTGTGLATVALGLLAYDLAGPRAGIVLGIALTIKMLAYVFLSPLAAALTEAMDRRRVLVTLDLVRAAAAACLPMVTEIWQIYLLIFVLQAASAGFTPAFQATIPALLPEEEDYTKALSLSRLTYDLESLVSPALAALLLGLVSFNALFLGTALGFVGSALLVISVALPKPGASRTGGLATRSLRGLRLYLSIPRLRGLLALNLGVAMPGAMVLVNTVVLVKSELGGSDRMVALALGAYGGGSMLAAFALPRLLARLGDRPIMLAGGAAMALTGLALALWVALAGLSAPPLLLAWFVSGIGFASALTPSGRLLRRSAGPEDLPALFAAQFSLSHACWLLAYPLAGWLATIVPPQGVLTVLALLGAIGCLIAARLWSGAKPGDGVGDTGSASSRTPGETTCKTPISS, encoded by the coding sequence ATGTTCGACGTGCTGCGACACCGCGCCTACCGGCACCTCTTTGCGGCGCAGGTGGTGGCGCTGACCGGAACCGGGCTCGCCACCGTGGCGCTGGGGCTTCTGGCCTATGATCTGGCCGGGCCGCGCGCGGGTATAGTGCTGGGCATCGCGCTCACCATCAAGATGCTGGCCTATGTTTTTCTGTCGCCACTCGCCGCCGCGTTGACCGAAGCCATGGACCGGCGCCGGGTGCTGGTGACGCTGGATCTGGTGCGGGCGGCGGCGGCGGCCTGCCTGCCGATGGTCACCGAGATCTGGCAGATCTACCTGCTGATCTTCGTGCTACAGGCGGCCTCGGCCGGGTTCACCCCGGCCTTTCAGGCCACCATCCCCGCCCTGCTGCCCGAGGAGGAAGACTATACCAAGGCGCTGTCGCTGAGCCGCCTGACCTATGATCTGGAAAGCCTGGTCAGCCCCGCGCTGGCCGCGCTGCTGCTGGGTCTGGTCAGTTTCAACGCGCTGTTCCTGGGCACCGCGCTGGGTTTTGTCGGCTCGGCGCTGCTGGTGATCTCGGTCGCCCTGCCCAAGCCCGGCGCCAGCCGCACCGGCGGGCTGGCGACGCGCAGCCTGCGGGGCCTGCGTCTCTATCTCTCGATCCCCCGGCTGCGCGGGCTTCTGGCGCTGAACCTTGGCGTGGCGATGCCAGGCGCGATGGTGCTGGTCAACACGGTGGTTCTGGTCAAGAGCGAACTGGGCGGATCGGACCGGATGGTGGCACTGGCGCTGGGGGCCTATGGTGGCGGCTCGATGCTGGCGGCCTTTGCCCTGCCCCGGCTGCTGGCGCGTCTGGGCGACCGGCCGATCATGCTGGCGGGCGGCGCGGCAATGGCGCTCACCGGGCTGGCGCTGGCGCTCTGGGTGGCGCTGGCGGGGCTGAGCGCTCCGCCGCTGCTGTTGGCCTGGTTCGTCAGCGGCATCGGCTTTGCCTCGGCGCTGACACCCTCGGGCCGGCTGTTGCGCCGTTCGGCCGGGCCCGAGGACCTGCCCGCGCTGTTTGCGGCGCAGTTTTCGCTGTCCCATGCCTGCTGGCTGCTGGCCTATCCGCTGGCCGGTTGGCTGGCCACCATCGTCCCGCCGCAGGGGGTGCTGACGGTGCTGGCACTGCTGGGCGCGATCGGATGCCTGATCGCGGCGCGGCTGTGGTCCGGGGCTAAGCCCGGCGATGGCGTTGGCGATACTGGGTCGGCGTCGTCTCGAACACCCGGCGAAACGACTTGTAAAACGCCGATTTCGAGTTGA
- a CDS encoding DsbA family oxidoreductase has product MTAHPPRPELQIDIVSDVVCPWCIVGFRQLDQALAATGVLARLRWHPFELNPQMGPEGQNLREHIMEKYGSTPEQSAEARARLTAIGAELGFTFNFTDDSRIVNTFAAHQLLDWAEGQGRQHPLKQALFAAYFTDGRDVSDLSVLLDAVEAAGLDREAAQTALTSGAHQAPVREKQKFWAQHGISGVPSMVFGGKYLLTGAQGADTYAQVIQRCLAEAA; this is encoded by the coding sequence ATGACCGCCCACCCCCCTCGCCCCGAACTTCAGATCGACATCGTCTCGGACGTGGTCTGCCCCTGGTGCATCGTCGGGTTTCGCCAGCTGGATCAAGCGCTTGCGGCGACCGGCGTGCTGGCGCGGCTGCGGTGGCATCCGTTCGAGCTGAACCCGCAGATGGGCCCCGAGGGGCAGAACCTGCGCGAACATATCATGGAGAAATACGGCTCGACGCCAGAGCAGAGCGCCGAGGCGCGCGCCCGGTTGACGGCAATCGGGGCCGAGCTGGGGTTCACCTTCAACTTCACCGATGACAGCCGCATCGTGAACACCTTTGCCGCGCATCAACTGCTCGACTGGGCCGAGGGCCAAGGCCGTCAGCACCCGCTGAAACAGGCGCTGTTTGCGGCCTATTTCACCGATGGGCGCGATGTGTCCGACCTGTCGGTGTTGCTTGACGCGGTCGAGGCGGCCGGGTTGGACCGGGAGGCCGCGCAAACGGCGCTGACTTCGGGCGCGCATCAGGCACCGGTGCGCGAGAAACAGAAGTTCTGGGCACAGCACGGGATTTCCGGCGTGCCCTCGATGGTGTTTGGCGGCAAATACCTGCTGACCGGCGCGCAGGGGGCCGACACCTATGCGCAGGTGATCCAGCGGTGTCTGGCCGAAGCGGCCTAG
- the lipB gene encoding lipoyl(octanoyl) transferase LipB, with product MEWKITDGLTDYDAAVAFMEARAAAIAAGEAEECIWLLEHPPLYTAGTSARPADLTDPDRFPVYESKRGGQYTYHGPGQRVVYVMLDVGKRGHDVRRFVEQLEEWVIAALAEFNIRGEIRPGRVGVWVRREDKPLTLGGQPAEDKIAAIGIRLRKWVSFHGISINVEPDLSHFSGIVPCGITEYGVTSLVDLGLPVTMGDVDVALRQSFERVFGAD from the coding sequence ATGGAATGGAAGATCACCGACGGGCTGACCGATTACGACGCGGCCGTGGCCTTTATGGAGGCGCGCGCCGCGGCCATCGCGGCGGGCGAGGCCGAGGAATGTATCTGGCTGCTGGAGCATCCGCCGCTTTACACGGCGGGCACCTCTGCCCGGCCTGCCGATCTGACCGATCCCGACCGCTTTCCCGTCTATGAAAGCAAGCGCGGCGGCCAGTATACCTATCACGGCCCCGGTCAGCGGGTGGTCTATGTCATGCTCGACGTGGGCAAGCGCGGCCATGACGTGCGCCGTTTCGTCGAGCAGCTCGAGGAATGGGTGATCGCGGCCCTGGCCGAGTTCAACATTCGCGGCGAGATTCGCCCGGGCCGGGTCGGTGTCTGGGTCAGGCGCGAGGACAAGCCGCTGACCCTTGGCGGCCAACCCGCCGAGGACAAGATCGCCGCCATCGGCATCCGCCTGCGCAAATGGGTCAGCTTTCACGGCATCTCGATCAATGTGGAACCGGATCTGAGCCATTTCTCGGGCATCGTGCCCTGTGGCATCACCGAATACGGGGTGACCTCGCTGGTCGATCTGGGCCTGCCGGTGACCATGGGCGATGTGGACGTGGCCCTGCGCCAGAGCTTCGAACGGGTGTTCGGCGCCGATTGA